A window from Amblyomma americanum isolate KBUSLIRL-KWMA chromosome 7, ASM5285725v1, whole genome shotgun sequence encodes these proteins:
- the LOC144098568 gene encoding uncharacterized protein LOC144098568, with protein sequence MLPIAAVVLAVTVFLLSVGTLTWLYFRQIRQMTCAYHKGSYKPCKTEELVLGRPVRLLSGSTKAAASDETDTKDVEAGGETTAGSGVVLLSVTPRKPEAESSQHKSATQFDQSKSAADGYSPGSYPVTSTTADIASACPSTSPRTQRANAARELIYNSSPEAGATQDHHQPLVTSCAGIPRCQTTCLNEKTTNDTVCTKTDVAHHGESENDSEEQSSSPMLWDYAGFKWPGKNREDVFTMDEYGHTDSDYSGTNDYEEDSDCHSSTSGVHHCLRKTQRSNSCYSFVEHCPEQLQNHRCVQLVPPECTMLHRGAASSGSLLVSDEDEADQAFFGKAQHDETYRQYLESIILKRKARMYYGQYAYYP encoded by the coding sequence ATGCTGCCCATAGCGGCAGTGGTGCTGGCCGTCACTGTGTTCCTGCTGTCGGTCGGCACTCTCACCTGGCTCTACTTCAGACAGATACGACAGATGACCTGCGCGTACCACAAGGGATCTTACAAGCCATGCAAGACAGAAGAGCTGGTTCTGGGCAGACCTGTAAGGCTTCTCAGCGGGTCGACGAAAGCCGCCGCGTCCGACGAAACAGACACCAAGGACGTCGAGGCAGGCGGAGAGACCACAGCAGGCTCAGGCGTCGTTCTGCTCTCAGTCACGCCACGCAAGCCAGAAGCTGAAAGCTCGCAACACAAAAGTGCCACACAGTTTGATCAGTCCAAGTCGGCTGCCGATGGGTATTCCCCTGGGAGCTACCCGGTCACGTCAACCACTGCAGACATTGCTAGCGCATGCCCATCTACAAGCCCACGAACGCAAAGAGCTAATGCAGCGCGTGAGCTGATCTACAATTCAAGTCCCGAAGCTGGAGCCACCCAGGATCATCACCAGCCATTGGTAACGTCCTGCGCTGGGATTCCTCGATGTCAGACGACGTGCCTGAACGAGAAGACAACAAACGACACTGTCTGCACCAAGACAGATGTAGCGCACCATGGCGAATCGGAGAACGACAGCGAAGAGCAGTCTTCGTCGCCGATGCTGTGGGACTACGCCGGCTTCAAGTGGCCCGGCAAGAACAGGGAGGACGTGTTCACCATGGACGAATACGGCCACACAGACTCCGATTACAGCGGCACGAATGACTACGAGGAGGACTCGGACTGCCACTCGAGCACGTCGGGTGTGCATCACTGCCTCCGAAAGACGCAGCGCTCGAACTCCTGCTATTCATTTGTAGAACACTGCCCGGAACAGTTGCAGAACCATAGATGCGTCCAGCTGGTGCCTCCGGAATGTACCATGTTGCATCGCGGAGCGGCCTCTTCAGGGAGTCTGCTAGTCTCGGACGAAGACGAGGCCGACCAGGCCTTCTTCGGCAAGGCCCAGCATGACGAGACCTACAGACAATACCTCGAAAGTATTATTCTAAAGCGCAAAGCGAGAATGTACTACGGCCAGTATGCCTACTACCCGTAA
- the LOC144098570 gene encoding uncharacterized protein LOC144098570, which translates to MGGLIVDSILTPFSWYSLLPIVGFSLFLFLVVAYQRTEFYWITDKAEDVCRALIARFRKKPRRGPESHVPWFIAGNPSPTYGFAMTTFQAHSPMTYPEELGGAPNAAVLLNSATAQMNTAHQTVPLHGAAGAGGGNVCTVSAVPVLIKVNDLGEWNTTI; encoded by the coding sequence ATGGGTGGCCTCATCGTGGACTCGATCCTGACGCCGTTCAGCTGGTACAGCTTGCTGCCCATCGTGGGCTTCTCGCTGTTCCTGTTCCTGGTGGTGGCGTACCAGAGGACCGAGTTCTACTGGATCACCGACAAGGCGGAGGACGTGTGCCGAGCACTGATCGCCCGCTTCCGCAAGAAGCCTCGGCGTGGCCCGGAGTCTCACGTGCCCTGGTTCATCGCCGGCAATCCCTCCCCCACCTACGGCTTCGCCATGACCACGTTCCAGGCGCATTCTCCCATGACCTACCCCGAGGAACTCGGAGGCGCGCCCAACGCAGCCGTTCTGCTGAACAGTGCCACAGCACAGATGAACACTGCGCACCAGACAGTGCCACTCCACGGTGCTGCTGGTGCCGGCGGCGGTAACGTGTGCACCGTGTCGGCGGTGCCTGTGTTGATCAAGGTCAATGACCTGGGCGAATGGAACACCACCATATGA